TCAAATCGGGCGCGAGGCCGAGACCCGGACCGGCGAGTCTGCCCACGCCGTCGGGAGTCTGCTGGTCGGCGCTGGCGGGGTCGCGCTGGCGGGCGCGACGGCGTTCGTCATGGGTCGGGTCGAGTTCTCGGTCCCAGCGTGGCGGGCGAGACTCGCCGTCGCGCTCCTGCTGGTCGCGGTGCTGTGCTTCGCGGTCCTGTTCGAGCGTGATGAGTAGAGACGTATTCTCGTTTTGTTTCCGATTAGAGAGGGATGGTAGACAATTAGATGGATTGGCGTGACGGGCAAGCGACTGGGCGTCGTCGCGCGAAGCGAGGTAATTGAAGATTTCGGCGGTCTCGGAGTCGCGGGTTTCAAGTTGGCGTACACCCTCCGATACTGGTGTATCCAGATGACGAACGTCGGTCGTCGGTTGGCACTCGCCATTCTCGTCGTGGTCACCGGAAGCGTCGTGAAGGCGCTTCAACCCCAGTTCGGCGTCACCTACCCCCAGTCGGTGGTGTACCTCCTCCGAGGAGTCGCCGCGGTGGCCGCGCTGTTCGTCATGTACTACGGCTTTCGGTTGACCGCCGAGAGCAAGGAGTGAGACCGCGACGCCGTTATTCTCTGTCCGCCCCGAGGACCATCACCTTCACCCGCGCCACCGCGTCGAAGTCCCGGAGGCGGTAGACCAGACCCCGGACCTCTTCGGCCGGTCCCTCGCAGAAGGCGGTTTCCATGCACCACTCGCCCTTGTGGACGTGATTGGTCGCGGTAATCACGTCGCCGAACTCGTGTTGGACCGAGTGGAGGTCCCGAATCACCGGGTCGTGTTCGTAGTCGTAGGCCAGCACGGCCATCACCTCGCCTTCGGCCGATTCGAGTTCGGCGTGGGACTCGACGTACTCGCGCATGGCCTCCCTGATGGCCCGCGAACGAGAGTCGAGGCCCTCGGCCTGCCACGTCTCGTCGAACGCCGAGAGGACCTCCTCGGGAACGTTGAGGCTGGTTCGCATGGCTTCGGGTTGGTCCCGACCGGGGATGGATATTTCGGGTTCGAGGCCCGAGGCAGTCGTCCCGAGACCGGGCCACCGTCGAATCGCCGTCCGACCCGACGTTAAGCCCCAGATACTGACGATACGCGGGCTATAACTTTGCTTTCGCTTCCCGTAGACCACGGCATGGAGCGAGAGAACTCACGACGGCGGTTCCTACAATGGAGCGTCGCCGGCGGCGTCGCACCGCTCGCCGGCCACTCAGCCACCGCAGAGACCGACCGCTCGAACACCCTCCGAATCGAGAGCGACGGCGGCGGGTTCGGCGTCTACGAGTTCACGGTCAGCGGCGACCTGAAACAGCGAGATAGCGGCGATACCGTCAGCGGCCCGCACGCCGTTGGCAACGTCGGCCCGGAGCGCGGCACCGACACGTTCGACTACTCCGGGGAAATCACCGGCCTCGTCCTCGCGGGTCCGGCGACGCTCTACCGGAACGGAACGACAGTCTCGTCGTCGTCCTTCCCGCGCCCCGCAGGGTCGCTCACCGCCGGCGACTTCGACGCCAACTCCGGCGCGAACAGACTCGCAATCCGGAGCGAGGGCGGCGGTGTCGCGGCCTACGAATTCGCGGTGGAGAGCAACCTCCGGCAACTCGACAGCGGCGATACGGTGGGAAACGACCGGGCAGTCGGCCACGTCGGCCCGGACCGAGGAGCCGACGAGTTCGCCTTCGAGGGGAGCGTCACCGCGTTCGCGCTCGCCGGCCCCGCAATCGTCTCGCTGAACGGGAGCCAAGTCACCCAGTCCCGACCCTCCCAGACCGTCTCGCGCGGGAGTCCGAAGGCGAACGTCACGGCCCAACCGGACACCACGGTCCTGTTCGAGACCGAGACCAGCGACTACCCCGGCGAGTACATCCGGTCGGAGTGGTACGTGGACGGCGAGTGGCGACCCGGCCCGGACCTGTTCTACGGCGGTCTCAACTCGGCCAGTCGCACGACGTTCACCCACCGGTTCGACTCGACGGGCACCTACCGGGTCCGCTCGGAGGTCTACCGCGAGAACGAGTCGTCCAGAGAGGGCGACGACCCGCTCGGCGTGGTCGAATGGACCGTCGAGGTCGGCCCCGGCGGAAATCGCGCGCCGATAGTCGAGCGCCGGAATCCGAGGGCCAACATCCTCCGAACCTCCCGCCAGACCACCGAGAGAGTCGAGTTCGAGGTGTCAGCGACCGACCCCGACAGCCGACTCGACCGCATCGTCTGGTGGATAGCGCAGGGCGATTCGGTCCACGGCGTCTCGCAAGTCGGCGGCGACTACGACACCGCCAGTATCACCTACGACATCGACCCCGGCCTCCCCTTCGGCGCGTACGCCATCGACCGGCAGGGAGCCATCTCGCGGTGGCGCGGATGGAACATCAAAGAGGAGTAAGGAGACCGACACCAGCAAAACGTAAACGCAAACGAAAACGGAAACGTAAACGCTACTGGGACCCCCAGTCGGAGATGCCCAGCACCGAATCGCACTCGGGGCAGGTCCAGACTTTCGGGGTACTCGCGCGGTCTGCTTGCTCCAGTCGCTCGGCCCAGTCGGTCACGTCGGACTCGCAGTGCGGACACTTTGCCATGCCACGATTTACCACAACTTTCGGCTTGTAGTTTGGGGCGGTCGCTTTCCGCGGACGCTCCCGCTAATCCGACCGACTCGACAGGGACAAAATTATAACCCGGTTGACCGCAACAAGCCGATATGGCCGACCTCCTGCCCTCCAGTCCCGACCCCTCGGCGGGCGACGGAGGCGAACCCCGCGTCATCGGCGTCGATAGCGACGACGCCGACGACCTCCTCTCCGCCCTCCAGTCCGAGACCGCCCGCGACCTGCTCGCAGTACTCTACGACGACCCCGCGACGCCCTCCGTCCTCGCCGAGGAGGCCGACACCTCCATCCAGAACGTCCGGTATCACCTCGAACGCCTCGCCGACGCCGACCTCGTGGAAGTCGCCGATACGGTCTACTCCGAGAAGGGCCGCGAGATGAAAGTCTACGCCCCCTCGGCGAAACCGCTGGTCGTGTTTGCCGGCGGCGACGACGACGCGCCGGGTCTGGAATCTGCCCTCTCGAAACTGCTGGGCGCGCTCGGCATCTTGGGCCTGTCGAGTCTCGTCGTCCAGCGCCTGTTCGGCGGTCCGAACGCTGTCGGCGGACCGGCGACCGACGTGGAGTTTCAGGGCGGCGGTAGCGGCGCTGACAGCGGTGGCGGCGCTGGCGGCGGTAGCGGCGCGGACGTTGCGACGACCGAATCCCAGAACCAAAACCTCAGCGCGCCCGGCCCGAACGGCGCGGGCGGTTCGACGCCCACCGCAGAAACGACTACCGAAACCGCGGCGAGCGCCGAAACGACCGCCGACGCCGCCCGGACCACCGAGTCTGCCACGACCGCCGAGGAGGCCCGAACCACGGTCACGGAGTCGGCCGGGACGCTCGCCGAGACGACCCAGAGCGCCGGGGACAGGGCCGCCGAGGCCACCACTACCGTAGTCGAGTCCGGCAGTTCGGCGGCCGGGGACGCACTGGCCGGTGGCCTACCGCCGGGCGTTCTGTTCTTCGCCGGGGGTCTGGTGGTTCTCCTCGGGTTCGGTGTCGTGAGGTACCTGCACAATCGGTGAGTCCTCGCGTTGTTCTGTCTCCGTTCCCGGTCGTCTCCCTCCCGTACCTTTTTGCCCCTGTCGCGCTTCCGTCGGTCGATTCCCCCGCGCCGTCTTTCGATTCCAACCCTCACGGGCTAAATTTTCCGAGACCTTTCCCGAACACGTAGAAAAACGGTGGGTCTTTTATATTATGCCACGGAATAATACTGTATGGAACAACTGCTTGAGAGTCGGGAGACCGACGCTAACGACGTAGACCTTTCGCGCGGCGCAGACGACTTCGACTCGCTCCTGTTCTGTGGGCGATGCGGGGAGCGATTTCAGGCCTCCGAGGCCACCGACGACGGGTGGTACTATCGATGTCCGAACGAGGACTGCGACGCCGAGGGGATACACGAGGACCTCTATCCGGTGAAAGACGTGCTTCCATCGACGCACTGACGACCGGACTGGGACTTACCAGACCGCGACTGCCCTGACGGGCGACCCATCGGCCCCGGCCAGTGGGAGTGGATACGCTCGGAGTTCGAACCGCTCGGGCAGGTCGGCCAGTCCGGTCAGGTTTTCGACGACGAATCGCCCGCGGCCGAGGAGTTCGCGGTGGGCGGGCACGCCAGCAGGCTCTTGTTCCATTTCGGTCTCGCTCTCTTTGTTCTCGTTCTCGCTCCCGGCCTCGCTCGGCGACGGGTCGGGACTCAGCGCGTCGAGGCCGACGTGCAGTCCGCGCTCGGCGCACTCCTTCGCGGCGTCCGCGGTCAGATACGGGTGGTCGAAGTACCGGTCGGTGCCCCAGTGGGCGTCCCAGTCGGTTCGAAAAATCAGCAGTTCCGCGTCGCCAATCTCGTCGCGGGTCGGAACCGCCCCGATGCCGATGGGTTCTCGCGCCCCGAGCGCCGAGCAGTCCACGATTCGGGTGTCGAAGGTGAACTCCTCGATTCGGAACTCGTCCAGATTCTTCCCGTCGGGTTCGGTGTGACTCGGCGCGTCGATGTGGGTCCCGGCGTGGGTTCCGAGTCGAAGTCGGGTCACGCGATAGCCGTCGTCGTCGTGGGTCGCCGAGGGGGAGAACTCAACTTCCGGGTCGCCGGGATACACCGTCGCGTCGGCGTCGAGCGATTGGGAGAGGTCGCGGGTTGGCATGGGTCGGCCTTCGGGGCAGGCCGCCGAGGGTCTTTCGTCCGCCGGTCAACTTTCCGAGCTTTCTGTGTGACACGAAGCAACACGATACGCATTTATCGCCCCGAGACTTACGCCCCACTCCATGATGGCGACAACCCACGCCCTGTTCGGTGTTGTCCTCGCTACCGCGACGATGGGGGTCGCGCCGGAGTTCGCCCCCGTCGCGCTCGTAGCGGGGGTCGCCGGGAGCGTGTTCCCCGACTTAGACCTCTACGCGGGCCACCGCCGGACGCTCCACTACCCAGTTTACTACGCGGTTGCGGCGGTCTTGGCGGTCGGCCTCGCGGTCGCAGTGCCACTCGCCGAGACAGTCGGATTCGCGGTGTTCCTCGCCGGCGCGGCGGCCCACTCGCTGATGGACGTGTTCGGCGGGGGCCTCGAACTCCGGCCGTGGGAGGCCCAATCGGACCGCGCGGTCTACGACCACTACCGCGGTCGGTGGGTCGCCCCGAAACGCTGGGTTCGCTACGACGGCGCGCCCGAGGACCTGCTGGTCGCCACGGCCTTCGGTGCCCCGGCGTTCGTGGTCTGGACCGGGCCGACCCAGACCTTCGTCGCCGGCGTGCTGGCGGTGTCGGCGGGGTACGCCCTCCTGCGCAAGCCCCTCGCTGGACTGGTGGAACGCATCGTTCCGCACGTCCCCGCCGGGATTCGCTCGCACCTCCCCGAGCGGTTCCGGGAGGGAAGCCGTGAGGTGAGATGCGAGGAGGACGCTGACGCGAACAGCGAGGCGAGTGGCGAGACAAGCATCCCCGCGCCGCGGGCCGAGCGCGGGGACTGAGCCAGTATCAGCGCACCGGCGACCCACGGGGCTTGGGGCGGTTCGGTCGCAGGAGAGTCTGTCGGGGTCGCTAGCAGGCGGGCTATCCGTCGTCGGTGGCCTCGCGGTACTGCTCGCGGGAGATGGTGTAGCGGTGGAGGTCCCGAACCTCGTCGCCTTTCGGGACGAAATTGCGGAGAACGCCGTCGTGTTGCCCGCCGAATCGCTCGACGTACTTCTCGATGGCCCGCCGGGAACGCTGGTTGCCGACCTGATGAGAGGCCCCGACGAGTTCGAGGTCGAGGCGGTCGAAGGCGAGTTCGAGCATGGCCTCTGCGCGCTCGCCGGAGTAGCCACGGCCCCAGAAGGGCTTGCGGAGCCAGATTCCCAGTTCGGCCGACCGGCGCTCCCAGTCGAGATGGAGGTTGGTCGTGCCCGCGAGTTCGGCGTCTTCGTCGTCTTCGCCGGACTCCTCTCGGGGGAGAATCGCGTAGGTGGCCTGCCCGCAGTCGTCCCATTGCTCCTCTACGTCGGCGAGGTAGTCGTGGGTCTCCTTGGGCGTCTCGTGGGGGTCCCACATGACGTACTCGCTGACCTCGCTCATGTGGGGTGCCCCGGCGCGCATGTACCGGTAGAGGCGCATCGTCGGGACCGTCTCCCGGCAGAGGCGGACGAAGCGGAGTCGTTCGGTCTCGACTTCGCTGGGGAACACGAACGAACTACGTCCTCGGGAAGCATGTGTGCTTCGGCCTGCGACAGAATCGCCTGCGGGCGTGGCCTCGGTGCGGTCCGATTCGGAGGAGAAATCCAGTTTGGGGTAGTGGTTTCGGGGTACCAGCCCGCAGATACTGACGGTGGGTCAGCCCCGCGTACCTACCTACTACTCGATACATATCAATCTAGGGGTTCGAGCAACTCCGTTCCGGAGATGTCGGAAAATCGGCTTTCGACGCGCATGGCGGACCACTTTCACTTTCACTCCGGTTGGCTCACCCCTTTAGTAGTCGCCCGCGTCTCGTCGGACATGGCCAGTTCAGTCGCGCCGAACGGGAATACCGCGGTCTTCGACCAACTCTGCGAGGCCATCGCCCGCCAGCAGGGCGGCCACGCGGTGTACATGAAGGCCGCTCACGTCGTGCGCCGGTCGAACGGGGCCTACGGGCTGGTGGGACTCGAAACGGGCGGCGAGCGCGTGGTCTACCACTACGAAGGCGTCTTCGTCTCGGCGATGCCCTTCGACGAGGAGGGCGTCCGACGCGACGAGGCCGAGACGCTGGCCCGCAACGAGGACGTGCGCGAGGGCCTTCACGAAGTCGAGTACTCGTGGGTCCACCCGGACTACCGCGACGAACTCGACGGCGGGAACTGAGCGGCGGTCGGCGCGTCTCCCCCACTCTTTTGTGGCTGACCTGACGACACCCGGACATGAGCGACGAGACCGTCCTCTGCCCCGATTGCAGGTGGACCGGCCAAAAATCGGACCTCGACGCCAGCGGCGGAAGCCACTCCTGTCCGGTGTGTGACATGGACATCCGGGTAGAGTGAGGCCCTGCGAGCGGTCCGCACTCCTCCAGACAAACATTTACAATTCTCTCGGCCAATAGAACAATTGTTTAACCGTCGTCGCTCCGCTTTTGGACCGGCAATTGCGCAAAAAGCGGTGTCGAAATCGAGCTATCGCGCTACTCCAGCGGGTCCAGACCCTCCTCGGCGCGGAGGGCGTCGATGTACTCGCGGAAGCCGGTTTCGAGGTCGTACTCGGGGTCGTAGCCCAAGTCCTCCTGTGCGTCGGTCATGTCGAGTTGCTGGGTCCACGGGAGTTCGCCCTCGTCGCTGACCTCGATGTCGGCGTCGGGCATGATGGAGCGAACCGCCTCTGCGGCCTCGCGGATGGTCGCCACCTCGCCCCGGACGTTGTAGATGCGCTGGCTCAGGTCGTCCTCGGGCGCGAAGGCGGCCTTCCGGAAGGCTTGGGCGATGTCCTTGACGTACTGCCAGTCGATAACTTGGTCGCCGTATTCGACCGAGAACGAGTCGCCGACCGCGGGCTTTTCGATGATGTTGG
This genomic window from Halorussus lipolyticus contains:
- a CDS encoding metal-dependent hydrolase, whose translation is MMATTHALFGVVLATATMGVAPEFAPVALVAGVAGSVFPDLDLYAGHRRTLHYPVYYAVAAVLAVGLAVAVPLAETVGFAVFLAGAAAHSLMDVFGGGLELRPWEAQSDRAVYDHYRGRWVAPKRWVRYDGAPEDLLVATAFGAPAFVVWTGPTQTFVAGVLAVSAGYALLRKPLAGLVERIVPHVPAGIRSHLPERFREGSREVRCEEDADANSEASGETSIPAPRAERGD
- a CDS encoding cyclase family protein, whose translation is MPTRDLSQSLDADATVYPGDPEVEFSPSATHDDDGYRVTRLRLGTHAGTHIDAPSHTEPDGKNLDEFRIEEFTFDTRIVDCSALGAREPIGIGAVPTRDEIGDAELLIFRTDWDAHWGTDRYFDHPYLTADAAKECAERGLHVGLDALSPDPSPSEAGSENENKESETEMEQEPAGVPAHRELLGRGRFVVENLTGLADLPERFELRAYPLPLAGADGSPVRAVAVW
- a CDS encoding ArsR/SmtB family transcription factor; the encoded protein is MADLLPSSPDPSAGDGGEPRVIGVDSDDADDLLSALQSETARDLLAVLYDDPATPSVLAEEADTSIQNVRYHLERLADADLVEVADTVYSEKGREMKVYAPSAKPLVVFAGGDDDAPGLESALSKLLGALGILGLSSLVVQRLFGGPNAVGGPATDVEFQGGGSGADSGGGAGGGSGADVATTESQNQNLSAPGPNGAGGSTPTAETTTETAASAETTADAARTTESATTAEEARTTVTESAGTLAETTQSAGDRAAEATTTVVESGSSAAGDALAGGLPPGVLFFAGGLVVLLGFGVVRYLHNR
- a CDS encoding GNAT family N-acetyltransferase, with the translated sequence MFPSEVETERLRFVRLCRETVPTMRLYRYMRAGAPHMSEVSEYVMWDPHETPKETHDYLADVEEQWDDCGQATYAILPREESGEDDEDAELAGTTNLHLDWERRSAELGIWLRKPFWGRGYSGERAEAMLELAFDRLDLELVGASHQVGNQRSRRAIEKYVERFGGQHDGVLRNFVPKGDEVRDLHRYTISREQYREATDDG
- a CDS encoding CopG family ribbon-helix-helix protein produces the protein MRTSLNVPEEVLSAFDETWQAEGLDSRSRAIREAMREYVESHAELESAEGEVMAVLAYDYEHDPVIRDLHSVQHEFGDVITATNHVHKGEWCMETAFCEGPAEEVRGLVYRLRDFDAVARVKVMVLGADRE
- a CDS encoding zinc ribbon domain-containing protein encodes the protein MEQLLESRETDANDVDLSRGADDFDSLLFCGRCGERFQASEATDDGWYYRCPNEDCDAEGIHEDLYPVKDVLPSTH